A portion of the Vulpes vulpes isolate BD-2025 chromosome 5, VulVul3, whole genome shotgun sequence genome contains these proteins:
- the LOC112912695 gene encoding olfactory receptor 4C11-like: protein MQQNNSITEFILLGLTQDPMKKKVVFIIFFILYVGTLAGNLLIIVTIKSSRTLGSPMYYFLFYLSLADSCFSTSTAPRLIVDSLSAKNIITYNECMTQVFALHFFGCMEIFVVIFMAVDRYVAICKPLRYLNIMSQQVCTILIVLAWIGSFIHSIAQIILALRLPFCGPNLIDHYCCDLQPLLKLACMDTYVINLLLVSNSGAICSSSFVILMISYIVILHSLRNHSAEGRKKALSTCTSHIIVVVLCFGPCIFIYTRPPTTFFMDKMVTVFYTIGTPFLNPLIYALRNAEVKNAMKKLWHIKITSESRR from the coding sequence ATGCAGCAAAATAACAGTATTACTGAGTTCATACTGTTAGGATTGACCCAAGATCCTATGAAAAAGAAAGTGGTATTTATAATCTTCTTCATTTTATATGTGGGAACGCTGGCAGGAAATTTGCTTATTATCGTGACCATCAAGTCTAGCCGGACACTTGGGAGCCCCAtgtactatttcttattttatttgtccCTTGCTGATTCCTGCTTTTCAACTTCCACAGCTCCCAGACTAATTGTAGATTCACTCTCTGCAAAAAATATCATTACTTACAATGAGTGCATGACTCAAGTCTTTGCACTGCATTTCTTTGGCTGCATGGAGATCTTTGTCGTCATCTTCATGGCCGTTGACCGCTATGTGGCAATCTGTAAGCCCTTACGTTACCTAAACATCATGAGCCAGCAGGTCTGCACCATCCTAATTGTTCTGGCATGGATTGgatcttttatccattctatAGCCCAGATTATCCTGGCTTTGAGATTGCCCTTCTGTGGACCCAATTTGATTGATCATTACTGCTGTGATTTGCAGCCCTTGCTGAAACTTGCTTGCATGGACACTTATGTGATCAACCTACTGTTGGTGTCTAACAGTGGGGCCATTTGCTCAAGCAGTTTTGTGATTCTGATGATCTCCTACATTGTCATCTTGCATTCCCTGCGAAACCACAGtgcagaagggaggaaaaaagctcTCTCTACTTGCACTTCTCACATCATCGTAGTAGTCTTATGCTTTGGTCCatgcatattcatatatacacGGCCTCCAACCACCTTCTTCATGGACAAGATGGTAACTGTATTTTATACTATTGGGACACCTTTTCTCAACCCACTGATTTATGCACTAAGGAATGCAGAAGtgaaaaatgccatgaaaaaGCTATGGCATATCAAAATTACCTCGGAAAGCAGAAGATGA